Part of the Spinacia oleracea cultivar Varoflay chromosome 5, BTI_SOV_V1, whole genome shotgun sequence genome, ATGTATTACAGTATTAGTCCCTTGTATTAGCTCCTTCAAGGATGGACATAGATATCGATATTAGATTTTCCACAAGGGTGtcattataatttaattagtttacaTATATATTAATGTCAAACCAAATGACATCACGTCCCTTTCCTCTTTCTTTTTCCCTGTCTCCCCTGTTATATTTTGCTTTCTAGTGTTTCTCTTCTTTCTTGCATGGCTACCATGACCCATGGTCACTGCTAATATATGTTGACACTTGAAGATAGAAACTTCGAAATCACAAATTGTTGTCCTTTTGGAGTCTCAATCAAAGCCCATCTCTATATTACAGAAGGATGATAATTAACTTAAATATAATTATTCTTAATAGGTTTAAAGGAAATCCATTGCAAGTTTGCTCGTTATTAAGTGATTATTCATTAGAACCTATTAAGAACAATTCAGATTTATAGATATGACACTGTTATATACGAGTTCCTCTCTATGGTTAATGTACATCTTGGTCAACTTCATATTGTGCTGGATAGCTAAAACTTGGGAACTGAATATTGAGAAAACTTATAAAggatttcctttttccttttttgaagTCATTTTCTTAAAATGTGAATCAAAGTCCCATTGATTATTTCTGGAAATTGTGTGTTTTTTGCCCTTAATTGACCAATTTCTCTATTTTCAGGGGATTCTTCACGCCTAATTACTGGTAGTGCAGATCAGACGGTGAAGTTGTGGGATGTCAAAAGAGGAGAGCAATTGTATACTTACAATTTTGACGCTCCCGCTAGATCTGTGGAATTTTCAGTTGGTGATAAACTTGCTGTTATCACTACCGATACATTCATGGAGAAGACTTCTGCAATTCATGTGAAACGCATTGCTGAAGACATCGACGAACGTAAGCTGCACTTCTTAACTGTTTATTTCGTTTCAGCAACCTTTTATTTGTTTGTCATTTTTTTTGATGAAAATTTGTTTGTCATTTTTACCTGATGATGCTGACGTGTTGTATGTCTGAACTATTATCCCCCCATTTCCACTGTTCTTCAGAAACAAAGAAACTAAGGTTGTGTACAGATACAGTTTTATAGTACCTTTTGGAGTATTAGGGTTTAGTAGTGGTGAAGGTAGCTTCTACAGCCTACAGGTAGAAGTTGTGCTTAGGGAAAGTTACAAATTGTAGCTTTAACTGGTAGATGCAGTTTCTAAAGGTAGAAATAATTCTTTTTTTCCCATTTAACAATTTAGCAGCTACATTTACCACCACTCTATTTATATACAGTTATTCTGATAGCTAACGATTTAACATCTTACACACATGTTAACAGTTAATATATCTAAGTGCTATTATAAGCAATCACAACTATTAGTACAACTGATAGTTGCCCAATACTTAATCGCTGTGTGATGTTATTTCTCACTTTCTCACTACTGTTAGGGTTGTACaatcttttttcttcttcttttattataaaCTTTTGATGTGAATGTGTGTGTTCTTGGAGTGACATCATTGTTTCATGAATTTGCAGAGAGCGATGAATCTGTTGTTGTCATGAGGGGTCCAAGTGGACGAATTAATAGAGCTGTTTGGGGCCCTCTGAACAAGACTATTATCAGTTGTGGTGAAGATTGTATCATTCGTGTTTGGGATCCTGTGGTATGTAGTgttatttcatttcattttgttAATTTCCACACAACCTTGTGTCTTAGTCTTGTCATATGTTTATATATGCACTTTTGCTACCCATGTTCATGTTTGGTGGTTTGATTCGTGGTATTTGAAAATGCAGAAAGGTCAAGAGATACTGTCTACAAAGGGTCTTGAAAATGGTCACAAGAAGCCAATAACATCACTTTGTCTATCTGCTGACAAATCACATTTCCTCACCGGTTCGCTGGATCTTTCCGCTAAGGTGATTATTAAGTGAACAAAATAGTTGTGACGATCTGTACGTGTTCTTATACTAACACAGTAACACGGTTTGTTTGCTTTCATCAGCTCTGGGACACAAGAACTCTAACCCTCATCAAGACCTATGTTACAGAGCAACCTGTGAATGCTGTTACCATGTCTCCCCTTCTGGACCATGTAAGTATTATTTATCTGATTTGTTGTTGCAGTTTTACTTGCTGCGTGGTGACAAGAATTTGGGATTTGGATTGGTTTTCACTATAGGTTGTTTGATGAGTTTTAATGCTTCAATTGGATGACGCTTATCTTGTTTTTTTTATGTATCCCAATCCTATCATTTCGCTCTTCATCTTCCCAGTATTAAGATTGACAGTCAGCTGCCATCACGTGATGACTTATTTTGGCATTTGGATTTCAATTGGAGAAATCAAAATAACTCATAGTTTCGTGTCTCTGATAATCAGTGTTATATTCCTATTGTTGACACCTACAACATTTGACATTCCTTGAACTGTGTCTTTTCCTAGGTTGTGCTTGGAGGTGGTCAGGCTGCACAATCTGTGACAACTACAGATCATCGTGCAGGGAAGTTTGAGGCAAAATTCTATGATAAGGTAAATTACGTTGAATTATATGTGTGATTGGTAGCATTTGCTGTCTTTATTAAGAATGGGTGAAAAAGGGACTGTTAAAAAGACTTGGCAGCTTACTGGTCCTTTGAATTGCACCAACTGCCATTAACAAAATCCGATATGATCTCCTGCATCATGTCAAGTCTTCTTATGTGGTTAGAGAAAGAGCATAAATCAATATATCGCACGTAGCCACGTAGTATTGAACTAAATATTTATGCTGAACTAGCATTTAACGTCTTTCATTTGACTTGCAACAAACTTATATAAATGTtattaaaaaccaaaaaaaatcgaACACAACTAAATACCTAATGTCACCATTTTATAGATTTTCTTGCACAGGAATTAAAGTGACTACTTTTGGCTGCAAAGTAATTCGAAGTTGAGGAACGTAATTAATTTATGTTGTTTTGCTTGTAGATTCTCACGGGAGAAATTGGAGGTGTCAAGGGGCATTTTGGCCCTATAAATGCCTTGGCGTTCAATCCCGATGGTAAAAGGTAAAACAATCTTATCTTGCCAGAATACATTAGTAGTATATTAGTATATTACAGAAACACTTACAGTACGCAGTttattttatgatttgccattaatatttatctcaaatatttattttcctGTGTTGCGCAGTTTTGCTAGTGGAGGAGAAGATGGTTATGTGAGGTTACACCACTTCGACCATGATTATTTCAATATCAAGATCTAATTAACTTGAGTTGGCCTTTTTGGTTTTCCTAAAAGATTAGTCTGTTGTGCCACATTTGTTTATCGTGCTCTTTCTCCTGTTGCATTAGAAAAAAAGCCTTGTACTAATTTTTGTTACTATAAATTCAATGGTCTCAGCCTTACTGGTTCTTGACTTCTTGTTACCAAGCTTAGAGCTTTTATTATTATTGCggagtattattattataaattttaatttttctcagCGCGATTCGAAAATGCCCTATACAACAGTTACAAAGTTGTTGGTTTGAATTAGGAAGTACTGTTTCCTGGTAACTTCAATTCCTCAGAACTTCTAATGCCTTCCAAGTTTTTCTGTTgattaaaaaaattagtggtTTGT contains:
- the LOC110806105 gene encoding eukaryotic translation initiation factor 3 subunit I, giving the protein MRPILMKGHERPLTFLKYNRDGDLLFSCAKDHDPTVWFSDNGERLGTYRGHNGAVWSCDVSWDSSRLITGSADQTVKLWDVKRGEQLYTYNFDAPARSVEFSVGDKLAVITTDTFMEKTSAIHVKRIAEDIDEQSDESVVVMRGPSGRINRAVWGPLNKTIISCGEDCIIRVWDPVKGQEILSTKGLENGHKKPITSLCLSADKSHFLTGSLDLSAKLWDTRTLTLIKTYVTEQPVNAVTMSPLLDHVVLGGGQAAQSVTTTDHRAGKFEAKFYDKILTGEIGGVKGHFGPINALAFNPDGKSFASGGEDGYVRLHHFDHDYFNIKI